The Gammaproteobacteria bacterium genome has a window encoding:
- the tuf gene encoding elongation factor Tu — MSKEKFERTKPHVNVGTIGHVDHGKTTLTAAITKCMAEKHGGEFKAYDQIDGAPEERARGITIATAHVEYESDVRHYAHVDCPGHADYVKNMITGAAQMDGAILVCSAADGPMPQTREHILLSRQVGVPYIVVFLNKADMVDDDELLELVEMEVRELLDKYEFPGDDTPVIIGSALKALEGDQSDIGVPAIIKLVDAMDSYIPEPERAIDGAFLMPVEDVFSISGRGTVVTGRIERGIVKVGEEVEIVGIKETVKTICTGVEMFRKLLDEGRAGDNVGLLLRGTKREDVERGQVLCQPGSINPHTKFEAEVYVLSKDEGGRHTPFFNGYRPQFYFRTTDVTGACDLPEGVEMVMPGDNVQMTVSLIAPIAMEDGLRFAIREGGRTVGAGVVAKIIE, encoded by the coding sequence GTGTCTAAAGAAAAATTTGAACGCACCAAGCCACATGTTAATGTTGGTACCATCGGTCATGTTGACCACGGTAAAACCACGCTGACTGCGGCAATCACCAAATGTATGGCTGAAAAGCATGGTGGTGAGTTTAAAGCTTACGACCAGATAGATGGTGCACCTGAAGAGCGTGCCCGTGGTATCACTATTGCTACGGCACATGTTGAATATGAATCAGATGTACGTCACTACGCACACGTTGATTGCCCGGGCCATGCTGATTATGTGAAAAACATGATCACCGGTGCCGCGCAGATGGATGGTGCGATTCTGGTTTGTTCGGCGGCAGACGGCCCAATGCCACAAACCCGTGAGCACATACTGCTCTCGCGCCAGGTAGGTGTTCCTTATATTGTCGTGTTTCTGAACAAAGCGGACATGGTTGATGATGACGAGCTGCTTGAGCTGGTTGAGATGGAAGTGCGTGAGCTTTTGGATAAGTATGAATTCCCGGGTGATGATACACCGGTAATCATCGGTTCAGCATTGAAAGCATTGGAAGGTGACCAGTCCGATATTGGTGTGCCGGCGATTATTAAACTGGTTGACGCGATGGATAGCTATATTCCAGAGCCTGAGCGGGCGATTGATGGCGCATTCCTGATGCCGGTTGAAGATGTTTTCTCAATCTCTGGTCGTGGCACTGTTGTCACGGGTCGTATTGAGCGGGGTATCGTCAAGGTAGGTGAGGAAGTTGAAATTGTTGGCATCAAAGAGACCGTTAAAACGATCTGTACCGGTGTTGAAATGTTCCGCAAACTGCTTGATGAGGGGCGTGCGGGCGATAATGTTGGCCTATTGCTACGGGGTACCAAGCGCGAAGATGTTGAGCGCGGTCAGGTGCTGTGTCAGCCCGGTTCAATTAACCCCCACACTAAGTTTGAAGCCGAAGTCTATGTGCTAAGCAAAGATGAAGGTGGTCGACATACCCCGTTTTTTAACGGCTATCGTCCGCAGTTCTATTTTCGTACCACTGATGTAACCGGTGCGTGTGATCTGCCAGAGGGTGTGGAGATGGTGATGCCAGGTGATAACGTGCAGATGACGGTATCGCTGATCGCTCCCATCGCAATGGAAGACGGCCTGCGTTTTGCAATCCGTGAAGGTGGTCGTACCGTTGGTGCGGGCGTTGTTGCTAAGATTATTGAGTAA
- the rpsC gene encoding 30S ribosomal protein S3: MGQKVHPTGIRLGITKDWTAKWYANSRDFSGYLLADLRVREFLKKRLSKASVSRIQIERPARNAKITIHTARPGVVIGKKGEDIERLRVELSKMMGIPVNVNIEEIRKPELDAQLVAENVAQQLERRIMFRRAMKRTVTNTMRLGAKGIRIAAAGRLNGAEIARTEWYREGRVPLHTFRADIDYGFAEALTTYGIIGVKVWIFKGEVIGFHDQVATASKKSAANN, from the coding sequence ATGGGTCAGAAAGTACATCCAACGGGTATCCGTCTTGGTATTACTAAGGATTGGACCGCTAAGTGGTATGCGAACAGTCGGGATTTCTCCGGCTATTTGTTGGCAGACTTAAGGGTACGTGAATTCCTGAAAAAGCGCTTATCCAAGGCATCAGTTAGTCGCATTCAGATTGAGCGTCCTGCGCGTAATGCGAAAATCACCATTCACACGGCCAGGCCTGGTGTGGTGATTGGCAAGAAAGGCGAAGATATTGAACGCCTCAGAGTCGAACTCTCTAAAATGATGGGCATTCCAGTTAATGTCAATATCGAAGAGATTCGCAAGCCAGAGCTGGACGCACAGCTAGTTGCTGAGAATGTAGCGCAACAGCTAGAGCGACGTATTATGTTTCGTCGTGCCATGAAGCGCACCGTTACTAATACAATGCGCCTTGGTGCGAAAGGTATCAGAATTGCGGCTGCTGGGCGTTTGAATGGTGCAGAGATAGCGCGTACAGAATGGTATCGTGAGGGGCGTGTTCCCCTGCATACTTTTCGTGCTGATATAGACTATGGCTTTGCTGAGGCTTTGACAACCTACGGTATTATCGGGGTAAAAGTCTGGATATTTAAGGGTGAGGTTATCGGTTTTCACGACCAGGTAGCCACTGCATCCAAGAAATCCGCAGCAAATAATTAA
- the rplB gene encoding 50S ribosomal protein L2: MAIVKLKPTSPGRRFVVRVVTPDLHKGEPYAPLLEKKSKTGGRNNNGRITTRHRGGGHKQHYRIIDFKRNKDGIPGVVERLEYDPNRSANIALIKYADGERRYIIAPKGVSAGSDIMSGQQSPIKPGSAMALRDIPVGTTVHCVELRSGKGAQIARSAGTSAQLVARDSEYATLRLRSSEMRKVRVDCKATIGEVGNSEHALRSLGKAGAARWAGRRPTVRGVAMNPVDHPHGGGEGRTSGGRHPVSPWGVPTKGYKTRKNKRTDKFIVRRRNK; the protein is encoded by the coding sequence ATGGCGATCGTAAAACTTAAACCGACATCACCTGGGCGCCGCTTTGTAGTTCGAGTGGTTACTCCGGATCTCCATAAGGGCGAACCATACGCCCCTCTTCTGGAGAAAAAGAGCAAGACGGGTGGTCGTAATAATAATGGGCGTATTACCACTCGTCATCGTGGCGGTGGTCATAAGCAGCACTACCGTATCATTGATTTTAAGCGTAATAAGGATGGCATCCCTGGTGTAGTTGAGCGCCTAGAGTATGATCCAAACCGTAGCGCGAACATTGCACTGATTAAATATGCCGACGGTGAGCGTCGCTACATCATAGCGCCTAAGGGAGTTTCTGCTGGTTCAGATATAATGTCTGGCCAGCAGTCACCCATAAAGCCGGGTAGCGCGATGGCGCTGCGTGATATTCCAGTCGGTACGACTGTTCATTGTGTTGAGCTTCGTTCTGGTAAAGGTGCGCAAATTGCGCGCTCTGCGGGAACGTCAGCTCAGCTTGTTGCTCGTGATAGTGAATATGCAACTTTGCGCCTTCGTTCAAGCGAAATGCGCAAGGTGCGGGTTGACTGCAAGGCGACAATTGGTGAAGTGGGTAACTCTGAGCATGCTCTTCGCTCTTTAGGTAAGGCCGGTGCTGCCCGCTGGGCAGGTCGTCGACCTACCGTCCGTGGTGTCGCGATGAATCCAGTGGATCATCCGCACGGCGGTGGTGAAGGTCGTACTTCTGGTGGCCGTCATCCTGTATCTCCTTGGGGTGTTCCGACGAAGGGTTATAAAACCCGTAAAAACAAGCGTACCGATAAGTTTATCGTACGTCGTCGTAACAAGTAA
- the rpsS gene encoding 30S ribosomal protein S19 gives MPRSVKKGPFVDQHLAKKVSEAVEAGTKRPIKTWSRRSMVLPDMLGLTIAIHNGRQHVPVFITENMVGYKLGEFVPTRTYRGHVADKKSR, from the coding sequence ATGCCACGTTCAGTCAAGAAAGGTCCATTCGTCGATCAACACTTAGCCAAAAAGGTGAGTGAGGCGGTTGAGGCTGGCACAAAACGACCAATTAAGACTTGGTCACGTCGTTCAATGGTACTCCCGGATATGCTCGGGCTCACTATTGCTATACATAATGGTCGCCAACATGTGCCTGTTTTCATTACTGAAAACATGGTCGGCTACAAATTGGGTGAGTTTGTTCCAACTCGCACATATCGTGGTCATGTCGCCGACAAAAAGTCCAGATAA
- the rplD gene encoding 50S ribosomal protein L4 — translation MELNLVTAAGKESKKSVELSDESFAREFNEPLIHQVVTAYLAGARQGSRAHKNRSDVSGGGAKPWRQKGTGRARAGTIRSPLWRSGGVTFAAAPQDHSQKVNKKMYRGAMRSIVSELLRQDRLIIIDKFSLELPKTKELVAKLAAMGLESVLIVPEAIDDNLYLASRNLHKVGLVSAASIDPVSLVGYDKVLMTVGAIKQIEEALA, via the coding sequence ATGGAATTGAATTTAGTTACAGCAGCAGGAAAAGAGTCTAAAAAGAGCGTCGAGCTCTCTGATGAGAGCTTTGCGCGTGAGTTTAATGAGCCGCTAATTCATCAGGTTGTGACGGCCTATTTGGCAGGTGCTCGCCAAGGAAGTCGTGCTCACAAGAATCGCTCGGATGTAAGCGGTGGCGGTGCTAAGCCATGGCGCCAGAAAGGAACGGGCCGTGCGCGTGCGGGTACTATCCGCAGCCCCTTGTGGCGATCGGGTGGAGTTACATTTGCTGCAGCTCCGCAAGATCATTCGCAAAAAGTAAACAAGAAGATGTATCGTGGCGCAATGCGCTCGATCGTCTCTGAGTTGCTGCGCCAGGATCGGCTGATTATCATTGATAAATTTTCTCTTGAACTGCCAAAAACAAAAGAGCTTGTTGCTAAACTTGCTGCGATGGGTTTGGAAAGTGTTTTGATTGTCCCGGAGGCCATAGACGATAATCTGTACCTTGCATCACGCAACCTGCATAAGGTTGGCCTTGTAAGTGCAGCATCGATTGACCCGGTTTCATTGGTAGGTTACGACAAGGTGCTGATGACAGTCGGAGCGATCAAGCAAATAGAGGAGGCTTTGGCATGA
- the rplW gene encoding 50S ribosomal protein L23: MNQERLMKVLLGPHITEKASIAAETNQQIVFKVATDANKTEIKKAVELLFEVEVNSVQVANVKGKRKRFGAIQGRRSGYKKAYVQLKAGSEIDFTSAAE, translated from the coding sequence ATGAACCAAGAGCGTTTGATGAAGGTTCTACTCGGTCCTCATATTACTGAGAAAGCATCGATTGCTGCTGAGACTAACCAGCAAATCGTATTCAAGGTGGCTACTGACGCAAATAAGACTGAAATTAAGAAGGCTGTAGAGCTTCTGTTTGAAGTTGAAGTCAACTCCGTTCAGGTGGCCAATGTTAAAGGCAAGCGCAAGCGCTTTGGAGCAATCCAAGGTCGTCGCTCTGGCTATAAAAAGGCGTATGTCCAACTTAAGGCCGGTAGTGAGATTGATTTCACCAGCGCCGCCGAGTAA
- the rplC gene encoding 50S ribosomal protein L3, with translation MTIGVIGRKRGMTRVFTEDGCSLPVTVIEVEPNRVSQLKGLEKDGYNAIQVTVGTRRATRVTKAMAGHFAKAGVEAGRGLWEFRLTDGATNDFATGSEIKADIFEVGQKVDVAGVTIGKGFAGTIKRHHFAGKDATHGNSLSHRTPGSIGQCQTPGRVFKGKKMSGQMGNVQRTVQNLEVVRVDIERNILLVKGAVPGAKGSNVVVFPAVKANSQGSL, from the coding sequence ATGACTATTGGTGTAATAGGCCGCAAGCGCGGTATGACTCGGGTTTTTACGGAAGATGGGTGTTCTCTGCCTGTTACCGTAATCGAAGTTGAGCCTAATCGTGTGAGTCAGCTCAAAGGGCTCGAGAAAGATGGCTACAATGCAATTCAGGTGACGGTTGGTACGCGCCGTGCGACGCGTGTAACCAAGGCAATGGCCGGGCACTTTGCAAAAGCAGGTGTTGAGGCTGGAAGAGGGCTTTGGGAGTTTCGTCTGACTGACGGGGCGACTAATGATTTTGCGACAGGCTCAGAGATCAAGGCTGATATCTTTGAGGTAGGGCAGAAAGTTGATGTGGCAGGTGTTACGATCGGTAAGGGATTTGCCGGCACCATCAAACGCCACCACTTTGCAGGTAAAGATGCGACGCACGGCAACTCCCTTTCCCATCGTACCCCTGGCTCTATCGGTCAGTGTCAAACCCCTGGGCGTGTATTCAAGGGCAAGAAGATGTCTGGTCAGATGGGTAATGTTCAGCGTACAGTTCAAAACCTTGAAGTGGTTCGTGTGGATATTGAGCGCAATATTCTTTTGGTTAAAGGGGCAGTTCCTGGTGCCAAAGGAAGCAACGTTGTTGTATTCCCGGCGGTTAAAGCGAATTCGCAGGGGAGTTTGTAA
- the rplV gene encoding 50S ribosomal protein L22 — MEVIAKHRNARISAQKTRLVADQIRGLSVDRALQILMFSNKKAASIVKKVVESAIANAEHNDGADIDELKITRIFVDEAATFKRIRPRAKGRANRILKRNCHITVAVAEK; from the coding sequence ATGGAAGTCATTGCTAAACATCGTAATGCACGCATCTCTGCGCAAAAAACCCGTCTGGTTGCAGACCAGATTCGTGGTCTGTCAGTAGATCGTGCCTTGCAAATTCTGATGTTCAGTAACAAAAAAGCAGCATCCATCGTTAAGAAGGTTGTTGAGTCAGCAATTGCAAATGCAGAGCATAATGACGGCGCAGATATTGACGAGTTGAAGATTACTCGGATTTTCGTTGATGAAGCGGCGACATTCAAGCGTATTCGTCCGCGTGCAAAAGGGCGTGCAAATCGCATTCTGAAACGTAATTGCCACATTACTGTGGCGGTTGCTGAAAAATAA
- the fusA gene encoding elongation factor G, producing MAHIDAGKTTTTERILFYTGESHKIGEVHDGTATMDWMEQEQERGITITSAATTCFWRGMQKQYDEHRINIIDTPGHVDFTIEVERSLRVLDGACAVFCAVGGVEPQSETVWRQADKYEVPRIAFVNKMDRSGADFFRVMGQIEERLGANPIALQVPIGAEDNFEGVVDLILMKAIYWSESDMGLTYKLCEIPAEMLECCDELREQLVECAAESTEELMDRYLEDGFLSEVDVKKGIRAATLSGDLVPVVCGSAFKNKGVQALLDAVVDYLPSPLDVPAIAGLSEDGESAVARHPSDDEPFSALVFKIATDSFVGALAYFRVYSGSLKSGDVVFNPAKGKRERIGRILQMHANSREEIGGVHAGDIAAAVGLKCTVTGDTLCDQADRVVLERMEFPESVVSVAIEPKTLADQDKMEAALSRLVQEDPSFRVHVDSDSGQTIISGMGELHLEIIVDRMKREFGVAANVGTPRVSYRESIRSSVEVEGKFIRDMGARNQYGHVSLRLEPKEPGTGYEFVSEIAAGTIPAEYIPAVDAGVKEQMESGVFAGYPMVDVKVALIGGSYHEVDSNEMAFKIAGSIALRDGALQALPYLLEPVMKVEVVTPEESMGDVMGDINRRRGLVQGVDDVPMGKVVRAEVPLGSMFGYATELRSATQGRASYSMEFEKYAEAPSNISDEIVNKVY from the coding sequence ATGGCTCATATTGATGCTGGCAAGACAACGACGACGGAACGCATTCTGTTTTACACGGGTGAGTCCCATAAAATTGGCGAAGTGCATGATGGCACGGCGACTATGGACTGGATGGAGCAGGAACAAGAACGCGGAATTACAATTACATCTGCAGCGACAACATGTTTTTGGCGTGGCATGCAAAAGCAGTATGACGAGCATCGAATAAACATTATCGATACGCCAGGTCATGTCGATTTCACCATAGAAGTTGAGCGTTCACTGCGTGTTCTTGATGGTGCTTGTGCTGTTTTTTGTGCGGTTGGTGGGGTTGAGCCGCAGTCTGAGACTGTCTGGCGGCAGGCGGATAAGTACGAGGTTCCACGGATTGCTTTCGTCAATAAAATGGATCGCTCTGGTGCGGATTTTTTCCGTGTAATGGGGCAGATTGAAGAGCGGCTCGGAGCGAATCCGATTGCCCTTCAGGTTCCGATTGGCGCAGAGGATAATTTCGAAGGGGTTGTAGATCTCATCCTTATGAAAGCGATTTATTGGTCTGAATCCGATATGGGCCTTACCTATAAATTATGCGAAATACCTGCGGAGATGCTCGAATGTTGTGATGAGTTGCGAGAGCAGCTTGTCGAGTGCGCAGCAGAGTCTACCGAAGAGTTGATGGATCGATATTTGGAAGATGGTTTTCTGTCTGAAGTAGATGTCAAAAAAGGGATTAGAGCGGCTACTTTGTCGGGTGATCTGGTACCGGTTGTCTGCGGCTCGGCCTTTAAAAATAAAGGTGTGCAGGCCCTTCTTGATGCAGTGGTTGATTATTTACCCTCGCCACTTGATGTGCCGGCAATTGCTGGTTTGAGTGAGGATGGTGAGTCGGCAGTGGCGCGTCATCCAAGTGATGATGAGCCATTTTCAGCGTTGGTATTTAAAATAGCCACGGACTCATTTGTCGGTGCGTTGGCTTACTTCCGTGTTTATAGTGGTAGCCTGAAATCGGGAGATGTTGTTTTTAATCCTGCCAAAGGCAAGCGCGAGCGCATTGGTCGAATTTTGCAGATGCACGCCAACAGCCGCGAAGAAATCGGTGGCGTACATGCGGGAGATATTGCAGCGGCAGTGGGCCTTAAGTGCACGGTTACCGGCGACACCCTGTGCGACCAGGCTGATCGGGTGGTTCTTGAGAGAATGGAGTTCCCTGAGTCGGTGGTTTCGGTTGCGATTGAGCCGAAAACGCTCGCCGACCAAGATAAAATGGAGGCGGCATTGAGTCGACTTGTACAAGAGGATCCTTCGTTCAGAGTGCATGTGGATTCTGATTCGGGACAAACGATAATTTCAGGAATGGGCGAGCTTCACCTAGAAATAATTGTAGACAGGATGAAGCGGGAGTTTGGTGTGGCGGCAAATGTCGGTACACCAAGAGTCTCTTATCGTGAGTCAATTCGCTCTAGCGTTGAAGTTGAAGGTAAGTTTATTAGAGATATGGGAGCGCGCAACCAATACGGTCACGTCTCTTTGCGGCTGGAGCCTAAAGAGCCTGGCACTGGCTATGAGTTTGTGAGTGAAATTGCGGCGGGTACAATACCCGCTGAATACATTCCTGCGGTAGATGCGGGGGTAAAAGAGCAGATGGAGTCAGGTGTCTTCGCAGGTTATCCGATGGTTGATGTTAAGGTGGCGCTCATTGGTGGCTCATATCATGAGGTGGACTCCAACGAAATGGCGTTTAAAATCGCAGGCTCAATTGCACTTCGTGATGGTGCGTTACAAGCATTACCCTACCTCCTGGAGCCGGTTATGAAGGTTGAGGTGGTTACACCCGAAGAGAGTATGGGTGATGTGATGGGTGATATTAACCGCCGTCGTGGCTTGGTTCAGGGCGTAGATGATGTGCCGATGGGGAAAGTTGTTCGCGCTGAAGTGCCGCTTGGCTCCATGTTTGGTTATGCAACTGAGCTGAGATCTGCGACTCAGGGGCGAGCCAGCTACTCCATGGAGTTTGAAAAATATGCAGAGGCGCCATCAAACATCTCTGATGAGATAGTGAATAAAGTTTATTAA
- the rplP gene encoding 50S ribosomal protein L16 produces MLQPKRTKFRKMQKGRNRGLAQSGNKVSFGEFGLKSTTRGRLTARQIEAARRAMTRHIKRGGKIWIRVFPDKPISKKPLEVRMGKGKGNVEYWVAEVQPGRMLYEMEGVSEELAREAFALAAAKLPVNTTFVTRTVM; encoded by the coding sequence ATGCTCCAGCCAAAACGAACCAAATTCCGTAAAATGCAAAAAGGCCGTAACCGCGGTCTTGCTCAAAGCGGAAACAAGGTGAGCTTCGGTGAGTTTGGCCTGAAGTCGACGACGCGTGGTCGGTTAACCGCACGCCAAATCGAAGCTGCCAGGCGTGCTATGACTCGCCACATCAAGCGTGGTGGAAAGATCTGGATTCGAGTGTTTCCAGATAAGCCAATATCCAAAAAACCTCTTGAAGTCAGGATGGGTAAGGGTAAAGGCAACGTAGAATATTGGGTTGCTGAGGTTCAGCCAGGTAGAATGTTGTATGAAATGGAAGGTGTTAGTGAAGAGCTTGCTCGAGAGGCATTCGCGCTAGCTGCTGCAAAACTACCTGTGAATACAACATTTGTAACTCGGACGGTGATGTGA
- the rpsJ gene encoding 30S ribosomal protein S10, translated as MTNQRIRIRLKSFDHRLIDQSAREIADTAKRTGAHVQGPIPMPTKKERFTILTSPHVNKDARDQYEIRTHKRMLDIVDPTEKTVDALMKLDLAAGVDVQIKLS; from the coding sequence ATGACTAATCAAAGAATTCGTATTCGCCTAAAATCATTTGATCATCGTTTGATTGATCAGTCCGCACGTGAGATTGCTGATACTGCAAAGCGCACGGGTGCGCATGTGCAGGGTCCAATTCCCATGCCTACCAAAAAAGAGCGTTTTACTATTCTGACCTCGCCGCATGTTAATAAGGATGCGCGTGATCAGTATGAGATTCGTACCCACAAGCGTATGCTGGATATTGTAGATCCGACAGAAAAGACAGTGGATGCATTAATGAAGCTTGATCTTGCTGCTGGGGTAGACGTGCAGATTAAATTAAGTTAG